aaaagaaaaaagaaaaataaattattcccaataattaaggaaatatatattgagttaaaagaaatatatatgatttgtaaatctgtcaaataaatacatatgtacattatgttttaaatatttgttgcacgttttagtctttttttattctttcatttatttattttgtatagaGCTAATAAAGGAACAGATTTTTCTCAGTGATTTTGCTGATAATTTCACACATTAAAAAACGCGTTAGAAAcatttttgttggttggttcattgtgaaaatattttattttattaaactctAGACTCTAGCGTGTGACCATATGTGTCAACTGGTGGTACGCTTTTTTACTGACCATAAGTGTTGGCAGGATTGGTTATCTTTTTGGAAAGATTCTTATCAAAATagatatttcatttattttggatTGGTTATGTTTTGTTCGTTgccaatataaataatatatgttttagaaATGGTGaatgatattttgattattagtTACATAGGTTTTTTGATCAATCACACCAAAACACATCAAcgagtgtgtgttttttttttttttttgctttctcgtGAAAGATTATTCTTAGTCAATAAGtaaaattgtttgtttaataaGTTGATTTTGGCGGCAAAGATGCCAGAATGTGATGCCCGAATCTGAAAAATGTCCTTTTCGAACAGAGTATCAcgtagggctgggcaaaataaccgataaccaaataaccgaccgaaaccgaaccgaaaaaaactaaaccgaaccgaaccgaaattcttcaaatacccgaatggttagtaaaaatctatatccaaactaaccgaaaccgaaccgaaccgaaccgacaattaaatggttaaccgaaatatccgaaaacctagaagatatcaaatattatatacttaatattatgcaaaactataaaataaacttaaaatataaattatttctagattcaaaacaattaaatattttaaataatcaatatatgtaaatgttattattttgaatttacaaagttaaatactattttgtaaaattgaatcaatatttttcccttttttgtatttttgttattgtatatttggttaattttggttatattcggttagttttggttatatttggtttatttggttaatgttaatataatttatgttagttatggttatttatttaaataaccaaaccgaaaccgaaccgaaagaaaccgaaccgaactaaaccgaaatttcataaatatctaaatggttactatattactatatccaaaataaccgaaaccgaatacaaccgaaccgaaaccgaatggttaaccgaatgcccaggcctagtatCACGAGTGGTGACAGCTTAGAtacatgtgtgtttttttttttttttttaaattgacaacccaatttcttcttttcataattattatattcaaaCATATTTTGTTCTATAATTTATTACTCCTATGACCTAATCATTGATCTCTTTTGCgtatttgaattattttctcTGGTATATTcttatgcatcttcttctctgatgtgacttaaaaattattattgtgtTTGCCTTGTAATGTTTTCCAAATCAAATTTGGAATGGTTGTAAACCCATATGGCCTATATTATCGAGTTAGActagtttaaaagaaaaaaaaattagaatctgTTTGCTTAGATTATAAAAATAGagactatacatattttatattggcaGTGAACAAAACTATTGTATTGGATCTAGACTCTGTGTCTAAAAATTAGAATCTGTGTCtaaagatttttgttgtttgttttctggTTTATTGTCTAAGTAGGCTCTATTACTGCACTTTTGAGATGGCCTACTGCTCCTCCAAGGTAAGAGATTTGGATCATTCTTGATAACTGTTGCAGTGGTAAATAAGTTTATGCTATTGGGATAttcttgattttaactttttttgtatatgagAACAGAATGGATATGCCGGTTGTGGAAATTTGGAGGAGTGGAGTCTGGCTTATAGCTAGAAATGTAATGACTTTTCCTTCTTGATACGTAAATGTGgatcattcttttgtttttgttaccaAAGCAAATTTTTACAGTTTCTGATATTCAGGTAGATGAGTATATTCACCGAATTCTGGTTgaagaagatgcaaaagatTTGATAGAACTTTATCGTGCTTCAGCAGAGGCAGGtgaaaaactttacaaaaaggGTGCTTTTGCTGAATCTCAAACTGACAATCTCAATGTCTACGTCTTGCCTCTTGAAGAAGGTAAGACTTAAAAAAACCATTACTTATGTAGATCAAATGTGTTATGTACACCACAAATagtaaacaatatttatgtttttggtatTGTATAGGTTGGACTATTTCCAGATTTGTTGGAACAAAAAGTATTACGGTATTTCGATGAAGGAGATCATGTAAGAATCTTTTATAGCCTACAATATCACATCCTCCATTGATGAATACCTTTTGTCAAACTTTTAAAGGACTTCTTTTGTCCCCTGCAAGGTTTCAGCTATGCTAACAGGAGAATTTTACACAAAGAAAGACCTCTTTCCAGGATTTGGCCGGCCTTTTGTATATTATGCAAACATGCTGCAGAAGTTTGTAACTGAAcatatctcttttttgttttgttaaaggAAAATGGAGTCTTATTATTCTCATTTGCAAGGTAGGAAGGAATTCAGAAGCAAAAGACGCAGCTACAGTAGCATTGAAATCACCTTGGTAGACATTAGGATGTCCTTATGAGGCATGTCTAAACAATAattcttgtacttctttttttttggttgttctgAGTTTTTAAAGcataaaaacattttcttaGTCATGACACCTTGAAAACATGCAGGACGTTGCTAGTATTGCGCAATGGGAAGACGAGCAGATTGAATTCATAAGGGAGAAAGTGAGTGATGAAGGTCGTCTTGAGGATTTGACGAAAGGGAAAGCCCCAGTCCAGGTCGCCTTGGATGTTGCGGCTTTTCTCTTGGATTTGGCCTCTATTGAAGGAACTTGGTCTGAATCCTTGAACCAAGTTGCTAAATGTTATGAAGAGGCTGGACTACACCATATTTCCAATTTCGTTTTGTACACAGATTGAAACCAAATCATATGAAAAaaaccatttgtttttttaatcacaaaagCTTCAATTAAAAAAGTTAGCAAAACTAGactaaaaagagaaacaaactaAACGATTATATATCATCGTCATGCCCTCTCCCAACAGGTGGAGTGTGTAGTCTTCGGACAAGTTCTTGTGGCATTCGCTTCTTTCTATCAAATGCTCTCATACATAAAAACCCTGCACATTATCATCACCACACAACATTATTgcacaattatttttaatttaagaatTCAACAactatttttcatttaaaaatatgtttgttaccttccCAAAAGCAAAATTGAATCCGTTGTGTATCTAAAAGTCGAAAAATAGATGTTACCGACGAACCACAGTACATTGCACGTTTTTCTAGGTTGTCACACCACTCTCTAGGAAACACAACGGGTACTAAACTTGTACCATGATCTGCAAAAACCTGAGAACAAAATCTAATTGCTCaataaaagaattattttaaagaaattttatgaagaaaaagaaaaaatcacttGCCTCATTAGTCTGAAAATATGTTCCATTGAGTGGGAAACCCCCTCGCATTGCTGTTCTACATGGAATCTGTTCAGTTGCATTCATCCATGTCATTTGAGTATAAGTAAACAACGTTAGAAAAAGCTAAAATGTAAATTCTGCTTACCAAAATTGTTCCACGAAAAGTGTTAGAACTTTGTTCACGTATAGTGCAACAATAAGAACAAGTCTTTTTCTTGCATAATTCTGATCCGTCAGAGTCACACTTCTTTTTTGGTTGAGTGAACGAGTTAGACGTTTCACCTAAACATATCCAATAAGAACTTagtttatgtttatgtgaaaTGGATAAATTATGTTTGTACATACCTGGTTGCCAAATCGCAAGAAGGTAGGGACTCGGATCATCAAgttctcttctctcaaactatataatatgtgtaaacaataaaaatattaccgcataaattatacaaaatagtTGCATTTTTTGGTAGTTAAGAGCAAATATACTTACATCGTGGAGAAGCTTATGATTGTCTGGAAGCACAtatctgcaaaaaaaagaaaattatatatttacctATTCTCACAATATACATCAAAATATGATAATGATGTGTAAATACATAAAGATACTTACACCACATGCTCAGTTCTTAGTCGACCATAATACTTGATTTTTCGAGGTGGTTTGATTGGAATGCATGCATCTTCAGGGGTGAGAAGTACTATTGCTTTTGATATTTCTTCATCAGACCTGCTCAATAACTTTCCACCTTCTACAAGTGCATCCACTACATTTTTCTTCAATGCATCCAAGTCAATATCAATTTCAGGAATTCTAGCATATGGCTGATAAGTATTTCTGCATGGAAAATCTTCAATGTCTACTAACTCGGGAATCTCCGgtcttggagaagaaggaaactcAACCAATGGCTTAAAACATATATCTTGCTCGCTACATCTGGGAGAAGCACATTCCTCTATCAGATTTATATTTGATGTCATGTTAACGTCGACATCTTGAGAACATGCATGTTTAAAAGTATCAGGCTCATCATGCGTCTTCTCTTCTGGACCTTCGAGAAGAACCTTAGAACTGAACAAAAGATGGTGAAATTAACAACTTCGTTTATATAATCTaggtgaaccaaaaaaaaaaggaaaaaataaataaacaatgtGTACCTGACATATGCACTTGCAAAATATTTGCATTCGGACTTCATTGGACACGCATTACAGTTAGGAATAGACTTTGTGCAGAAAACCTATAATTGATAAAATCTAGTTGAATgagtattgtttttgattgattaataattaattaacgtCATATAAAGGTTTAATTTTGTATGCACCTTTCCAAATGTTATCATCTGATAATGTAGTTCATACCTGTAAAAACAATTTAGCATGAAATTAAgcaatatatattcatatggTATTACAAATAATTGGcttgttgagaaaaaaagaaaagcatttGAACTTACAGAGTTTCTTGAGGAAGTTTACATAGTCGTGGCCAAAGGTATTGTTGAATCGAATCATTTGAAGGGTACCTGAAACAAGGGTGATTTTATAGGTGATAGTTGTTAGTAAATTaccatatactatatattttttttttaatcaaattgatgagaaaaCAGAACTGGGATAGTTGATGCATTTGAATTCCATTTGGTAAAGGTTCAAGAGGAACCCAACCAAGTCTAACTGCTATACGACCAACATTTGTGTCAACCTATACACATCAAAAGCAGAAGGTTTTGATGAGTAAGCAAAAATAAGTAAACTTCAAGTGAAAAAGttatcaaaatcttattataccGGAAATGCAGAATGTTTAATTTCTAACAGTCGTACACATTCAGCACTCTTTATTCCTATCCCTTCAATATCCAATAGATATCTcctgataaacaaaaaatacaaaatgttaATGATGCTTGCAAATAATGATATCAATAGAAACATAAAAACTAACATAAACATACTTCACTAGATCTGATGGAGCATCTCGGAGCCATTCAAGATCAATAGTTCCATTTTGTTTAACTTCATCGTTGAGAAATTTCTTGAtaaaaatcatacaaaaaataaataaaaaagaaatattagtcttaaatctttaaaatgattaATTCACAaagttcttgaattttttttgcttttcttacCATAATTCTTCCTGAAAGAATCCTGAATAGCCCTCGTGATCTgatgatgtttttaaaaaatttctcgCCAGATAATCTCACATCATTCCAATTCACAGAGTCCATATGCATTTTGTGTCGAGATCCTTCTTTTCTGTACGTGTTTCTAATAGTCTTCCAATCAACAATCGCATCTTCCATAATAccggtttttttgtttttcctttttgcagATTTCTCATGTTTTTCTACCTCTGGTATTGAATCCTTAGATAAGGTGATGAACTGAGAATTCTTAGCATCATCATCGTTTCCTATATGAGTTGGTTCTTGGTCATCAAGAATTGAGTCATTAACATCTTCAGGTTCCTCAATGTAGTATGCTAGAGGATCTAAACATTCTCTTGCATTCGCGGGAAAATTTGCAGCCACACTCATGAAAGCGTtgctgtaaaaaaatatattgtaattaaagcAGACATATGTTATCTCAACTGGTTTTCCAAATTTCTAAGCAGTTTAACTCGAAGTTTTACCTTGAATGGTAGTCTGACACTGCTTGTGTCAAGAAAACCCCAACCACTGAATCTACGACTGAGCCATTCCACTGCTTAAACTTTCTATCGcctgtaaaataataattgatgACATCATGAGAGGAAATCATTTCAATAACATTTTAATGATAACAATGTACTTTACATAGTCACTTAAACTTGAATTCTTTATAGATTGTATTTACACTCATAAGCTCATTCTAACAATATCAATACCTTGTAGAAGATGCATCCGACTAATGAAACGATCTATAGGACCTTTGAACTTCTCCCTTTTTTGTTCCCACCCAGCATTTGTTTCCTTGTCAGCATGTGATTTATTCTCCATTAAGCGCGTCCACTCTTTAATGGTCTCTGGATCAAGTTTAATCTTTGCAGTAACAAgttttttgctttgctttggGACTACACAACTAACTTGTCTCATAGGTGANaaaaaaaaaaaaaaaaaaatagttagctTAAGTGTATATATACGTGATGAAACGTTACAAAATTGATGATTCCTTTGTTGGATTAAGTGATTAACGGCTCAACAATATCTTTAGTTCTGTTATTGAATGCATAATCCATCTTTGGTGCTACATAATTAGTCGTGTCTGTATGTAGTATAAGTATAACTAAAAGTTATAATAAGCATATAAGCAATCTCTAATTTtaaaggtaaacaaaaaaaaaagaaatgattacCTTCAATGTGCAAAGGAACATCTGCTTGAGATAAGTGCCTGTCGACTAAAGGTAGGGTCTTTTCTTGCTCTTGCAGTTCAAGAGACAAGGCAATTCCAAACCATCTGACCAAGTTTTTCTTACGGTTAGACCTTGTTGACTGCTTTTTCCAAATAGGCAGAGGAAATGAGTAGGGAGATATCAAACAGTGGAAATCAGATCTACGAGCTGGAGTCATCCTCTTTCTCCCCTTTGGAAAAGTTGGTCCACAAATTCTGTCGAGCTCAAGACAACTAAGAAGATTAAAATTCAAAGCTCGAGCCACATTTCTTGTAGGCTTCTTCTCAGTTTTACTTCTACTTTGCTGCTTTTGTGGAGTTGGAGGCTCGGCTATAataacttcatcatcttcactgGCGTTGCTGCTGTTGTCctttttctttcccttcttAGATATAGGGGTTCTCAGTCGATCAACATTTCTCCTTTTAGGCTTCTCAGTTTTACTTCTACTTTGCTGCTTTTGTGGAGTTGGAGGCTCGGGTATAATAACCTCATCATCTTCACTGTCCTTGTTGTActccttcttctttcctttcttgGATATAGTTCTCAGTCGAGTAGTGGTGGGATCCCTTGGTTTTTTCCCCTCTTCCATGATCCGAGGTCTATGATACCTCATCTTTTTTGGCGTCTCTTTTggattctctctctttctttttccactAACATGTTGTGAATCATCACCACCTTTCACCATAAAAAGTGTACAAATAAATAagatatatgatgatgaaccaACCATACGATGTATTGTATTCCTACAGATGAATTCAAAAAATGACTTTACCTTGAAAAATATCTGACTCATGACACTTTCTTTCACGCTCTTCATCtgaattcttcttctcctctacgCTTTGTGAATTATCTTTTACCGtcaatgaaataaatataattagtatTAGTTACGCAATGCAATAAATCAACGGAAACTGAAACTCTATCTAAATTTAACTAATTTCATATTtagaatcaaaataatataatcatatgaaaaattgtgtttataattaaaatatggtCACTAATTATAAACggaagaaaaaaatacacacaaaaGAGTAATTTAGgttacataattttgtttacgTACCTTGTTGAAGCTCTTGTTTATGAGGAGGATCTATTTCGAGTGGAGAAATTACAGAAACTGAGATTCTCTTCTTAATGGATTTTCGTCTCACATAACATTTAGTAAATAATTTAGGTTTTTCGGGAGTCTTTGGAACAATCTCCATCGTTTCGAGTGGAGAAATTACAGAAACTGAGAAGGATTTTCGTCTCAcataaaatttagtaaataatttAGGTTTCTCGGGAGTCTTTGGAACAATCTCCATCGTTTCTCTATCTCCCCTacatcagtaaaaaaaaaaaaaaaaaaaaaaaaacaacaactgtCACTACAATTGGATTCTCAAACCGATAGCAAtttttcatcaaaacaaaacaaaaattcaaa
The Camelina sativa cultivar DH55 chromosome 15, Cs, whole genome shotgun sequence DNA segment above includes these coding regions:
- the LOC104747907 gene encoding DEMETER-like protein 3, with translation MSVAANFPANARECLDPLAYYIEEPEDVNDSILDDQEPTHIGNDDDAKNSQFITLSKDSIPEVEKHEKSAKRKNKKTGIMEDAIVDWKTIRNTYRKEGSRHKMHMDSVNWNDVRLSGEKFFKNIIRSRGLFRILSGRIMKFLNDEVKQNGTIDLEWLRDAPSDLVKRYLLDIEGIGIKSAECVRLLEIKHSAFPVDTNVGRIAVRLGWVPLEPLPNGIQMHQLSQYPSNDSIQQYLWPRLCKLPQETLYELHYQMITFGKVFCTKSIPNCNACPMKSECKYFASAYVSSKVLLEGPEEKTHDEPDTFKHACSQDVDVNMTSNINLIEECASPRCSEQDICFKPLVEFPSSPRPEIPELVDIEDFPCRNTYQPYARIPEIDIDLDALKKNVVDALVEGGKLLSRSDEEISKAIVLLTPEDACIPIKPPRKIKYYGRLRTEHVV
- the LOC104748939 gene encoding DEMETER-like protein 3 produces the protein MRYHRPRIMEEGKKPRDPTTTRLRTISKKGKKKEYNKDSEDDEVIIPEPPTPQKQQSRSKTEKPKRRNVDRLRTPISKKGKKKDNSSNASEDDEVIIAEPPTPQKQQSRSKTEKKPTRNVARALNFNLLSCLELDRICGPTFPKGRKRMTPARRSDFHCLISPYSFPLPIWKKQSTRSNRKKNLVRWFGIALSLELQEQEKTLPLVDRHLSQADVPLHIEDTTNYVAPKMDYAFNNRTKDIVEPLIT